The following coding sequences lie in one Zingiber officinale cultivar Zhangliang chromosome 2B, Zo_v1.1, whole genome shotgun sequence genomic window:
- the LOC122047129 gene encoding upstream activation factor subunit spp27-like isoform X2: MVSDVELVERLREFVRCSDLSTTTTSSVRRRLEEDFGIDLSQKKGFIRDQVDLFLTELNENREAEEEEKAHDGLEVAKDEEEKAHDSSEAEKELNEEDEEGGSAESDNGDEEEEEGDKEDEDEDGEENDDGKSSRKRKTKEISKEVKKRGGGFTKLCSLSPLLQDFVGETELARTEVVKRLWTYIREKDLQDPKNRRKIICDERLHTLFNVNSIDMFQMNKALSKHIWPLNSEESPVAPVKPKESNKKPKKESDGQRQKGQSGFLMPLRLSNELIQFFGTGEDALSRADVVKRMWAYIKGNNLQDPADKRNVICDEKLKELLKVDSFHGFTVSKLLTPHFIKSKEHFTSLSIVTFYFELLSLFHSF, from the exons ATGGTTTCGGACGTAGAACTCGTGGAGCGGCTTCGGGAATTCGTCCGATGCTCCGACCTCTCCACGACTACAACTTCTTCTGTCCGCCGCCGGCTCGAGGAGGATTTCGGCATCGACCTTTCGCAGAAGAAGGGCTTCATTAGGGATCAGGTCGACCTCTTCCTGACTGAGCTTAACGAGAATAgggaggcggaggaggaggagaaggcccACGACGGTCTCGAAGTAGCAAAGGACGAGGAAGAGAAGGCCCACGACAGTTCCGAAGCAGAAAAGGAGTTGAATGAGGAAGACGAAGAAGGAGGAAGTGCCGAGTCGGATAATGGtgatgaagaggaggaggaaggagataAGGAGGACGAGGATGAGGACGGTGAGGAGAATGATGATGGAAAAAGCAGCAGGAAAAGAAA GACTAAGGAAATCAGTAAGGAAGTCAAGAAACGAGGTGGTGGTTTTACCAAACTCTGCAGTCTTTCCCCTCTACTACAGGATTTTGTTGGGGAAACTGAGTTAGCTAGAACTGAG GTTGTTAAGAGGCTATGGACTTATATTCGTGAAAAGGACTTGCAAGAtccaaaaaatagaagaaagatcaTATGTGACGAGAGATTGCACACTCTTTTTAATGTCAATAGCATTGACATGTTTCAAATGAACAAAGCTTTGTCAAAACATATTTGGCCTTTGAACTCTGAAGAGA GCCCAGTTGCTCCAGTAAAACCAAAAGAAAGTAACAAGAAGCCCAAGAAAGAAAGTGATG GTCAGCGTCAAAAAGGACAATCAGGCTTTCTTATGCCCCTTCGCCTATCTAATGAACTCATACAATTTTTTGGAACTGGTGAGGATGCACTGTCAAGGGCTGACGTTGTCAAAAGGATGTGGGCTTACATAAAAGGAAACAATTTGCAG GATCCTGCTGATAAGAGGAACGTTATCTGTGATGAGAAACTTAAAGAGCTTTTGAAGGTTGATTCCTTCCACGGGTTCACAGTATCAAAGTTACTGACACCTCATTTCATCAAGTCAAAAGA ACATTTTACTTCCCTTTCGATTGTAACTTTCTACTTTGAGCTACTGTCACTATTCCATTCTTTCTAA
- the LOC122047129 gene encoding upstream activation factor subunit spp27-like isoform X1: MVSDVELVERLREFVRCSDLSTTTTSSVRRRLEEDFGIDLSQKKGFIRDQVDLFLTELNENREAEEEEKAHDGLEVAKDEEEKAHDSSEAEKELNEEDEEGGSAESDNGDEEEEEGDKEDEDEDGEENDDGKSSRKRKTKEISKEVKKRGGGFTKLCSLSPLLQDFVGETELARTEVVKRLWTYIREKDLQDPKNRRKIICDERLHTLFNVNSIDMFQMNKALSKHIWPLNSEESPVAPVKPKESNKKPKKESDGQRQKGQSGFLMPLRLSNELIQFFGTGEDALSRADVVKRMWAYIKGNNLQDPADKRNVICDEKLKELLKVDSFHGFTVSKLLTPHFIKSKDLVPCPSSNHEIGVLTFYTDRDRPEPFVIVEAFGGSPRVANPQRNRLIASHGTTIWVIR; this comes from the exons ATGGTTTCGGACGTAGAACTCGTGGAGCGGCTTCGGGAATTCGTCCGATGCTCCGACCTCTCCACGACTACAACTTCTTCTGTCCGCCGCCGGCTCGAGGAGGATTTCGGCATCGACCTTTCGCAGAAGAAGGGCTTCATTAGGGATCAGGTCGACCTCTTCCTGACTGAGCTTAACGAGAATAgggaggcggaggaggaggagaaggcccACGACGGTCTCGAAGTAGCAAAGGACGAGGAAGAGAAGGCCCACGACAGTTCCGAAGCAGAAAAGGAGTTGAATGAGGAAGACGAAGAAGGAGGAAGTGCCGAGTCGGATAATGGtgatgaagaggaggaggaaggagataAGGAGGACGAGGATGAGGACGGTGAGGAGAATGATGATGGAAAAAGCAGCAGGAAAAGAAA GACTAAGGAAATCAGTAAGGAAGTCAAGAAACGAGGTGGTGGTTTTACCAAACTCTGCAGTCTTTCCCCTCTACTACAGGATTTTGTTGGGGAAACTGAGTTAGCTAGAACTGAG GTTGTTAAGAGGCTATGGACTTATATTCGTGAAAAGGACTTGCAAGAtccaaaaaatagaagaaagatcaTATGTGACGAGAGATTGCACACTCTTTTTAATGTCAATAGCATTGACATGTTTCAAATGAACAAAGCTTTGTCAAAACATATTTGGCCTTTGAACTCTGAAGAGA GCCCAGTTGCTCCAGTAAAACCAAAAGAAAGTAACAAGAAGCCCAAGAAAGAAAGTGATG GTCAGCGTCAAAAAGGACAATCAGGCTTTCTTATGCCCCTTCGCCTATCTAATGAACTCATACAATTTTTTGGAACTGGTGAGGATGCACTGTCAAGGGCTGACGTTGTCAAAAGGATGTGGGCTTACATAAAAGGAAACAATTTGCAG GATCCTGCTGATAAGAGGAACGTTATCTGTGATGAGAAACTTAAAGAGCTTTTGAAGGTTGATTCCTTCCACGGGTTCACAGTATCAAAGTTACTGACACCTCATTTCATCAAGTCAAAAGA TTTGGTGCCTTGCCCCAGCTCAAACCATGAAATTGGTGTTTTAACCTTCTACACAGACAGGGATCGACCAG AACCATTTGTCATTGTAGAGGCATTTGGAGGTAGTCCACGCGTGGCGAATCCTCAAAGGAATAGGCTAATTGCTTCACATGGAACTACCATCTGGGTGATAAGGTGA